In Burkholderiaceae bacterium DAT-1, the sequence TCGGCAACCGCCTGCACGGGATAAGTCGAATCGATTGTCATCTTGAGCTGACCCGCTTGCAGCGCAGGTATGATCGTATCGCGCAGTGCCTGAGTCAGACGCGCCTTCACCGCCAGTGGCTGGCTGCGCAACGTCGAGCCGCGTAAAGTCACCCGCTTCATGAGCAGCAGTCCGATATCCAGCATTGCCTGACGGCCAGACATGCCGCCAATGATGACAATCCGCCCATCCTGTTTGGCGCAGGCGACATTACCCGCCAGATAGTCCGCGCCAACACAGTCGAGAATGAAATCTGCGCCGCCCTGTGCTTTTATCTGCTGATGAAAATCCGGTTCGGACTTGTAATTGAAGACCGAGGACGCGCCCATATTGCGGCACCAGTCTGCCTTTTCATCGCTACCGACCGTGGCAATCGCATGCGCACCCAGTAAGCCTGCTAGCTGAATTGCTGCCGTACCGACGCCACTGGCTCCGGCATGAATCAAGGCTGTCTCGCCAGCCTTAAGCTGACCAATCTCGACCAGATTGAACCAGGCTGTCATCCAGGCTTCCGGCAGGCTGGCCGCTTCCACCCAGCTCCAGGCGTCCAGCTTGGCAAGTGCGAGGTCTTCATCCAGCAAGGCATATTCGGCATACGCGCCGCCCGCCACCAGCCCCAACACCGCATCGCCCGCCTTAAACCGCGTACATCCCGAGCCGACCGCGGCCACCTCACCTGCCACTTCCAAGCCCAGCGTCAATGGCGCACCGGGTGGTGGCGGGTATTTACCTTCACGCTGGACGATATCGGCACGGTTCACCCCTGCAGCCCGCACGCGCACCAGTAACTGCCGTTCGCCCGGTACAGGCATGGGTACAGCCGCCCAGACGAGGGTATCACTGCCGCCGGGCGCGGATTGCGTAATGGACTGCATCATTTCGTCGATCATGTCATGGCTACCATCAGGCTTGCATCGTCTGGCTTGCCGATTTCGTGCGGCAAGGCGAGATAATCGTGTGATCGCATCTCGGTCAGACGACTGGCTGTGCGGAAAAATTCGTTGGCAAACATGCCTTCGGTGTAAATGGTTTCTGCCTCTGTATCTGCCGAGATCACCAGCTTCACGCGATAGTCGTAAAACACATCTACTAGCCAGGTCAGACGGCGGGCTTCTGAGCTCTGTTTGGCTTCCAGCTTGGGAATATTGGAAACAATCACCGTATGGAATTGCCGTGCCAGCCACAGGTAATCTGTTTGCGAGCGCGGGCCACCACACAGCTCCTTGAAATCAAACCAGATAATGCCCGCCGAATGTCGTCGTGCTTTAACCGGGCGCGACTCGATCACCAGATCTGTGTCCAGATCTCCGCCGGAAGCCAGTGCGGTAAACAATTTGCCCAGCTCGATATCGGTTTGTGTATCAACCGGCGAAAAATAGATCCGGGCCTGCTCCAGCGTGCGCATACGGTAGTCGTTACCGCCATCCACATTCACAACATCAACGTGGCGCTTGATCAGATCGATGGCTGGCAGAAAATTCTGGCGCTGCAGTCCATTCGGATAGAGCTCATCTGGCGCGTAGTTCGACGTTGCCACCAGCACCACGCCCAGATCGAACAAATGCGTAAACAGTCGCCCCAGAATCATGGCATCGGCGATATCGGACACATGGAACTCATCAAAACACAAAACGCGTGTGTCCCTGGCGATATCTGCTGCTACTTTTGCCAGTGGATCGGCTTCATTTTTTAGTTTTCGAAGTCCATCGTGCACCTCGTGCATGAAATGGTGAAAGTGCAGGCGTCGCTTGCGACTGTAAGGCAGGCAGGCAAAAAAGCCGTCCATCAGGAAGCTCTTGCCGCGCCCCACCCCACCCCAGAAGTACAAGCCCTTGGGCAGGTCTGGTGTAGGTAGCAAACTACGCCCAAACCAGCGATTACGCTTGCGTTTGAACTCGACCAGATCGTCAAACAGGCGCTGCAGATGGCGAATGGCGTTCTCTTGAGCGGCATCATGCTGAAAGCCTTCCAGCTTGATCGCTTCTGCATACCATTCGGATGGTGGCATCCCCGCGACAATGTGGGCAGTAAATACGTGTTGAGACATCGGTTCAGCCAGCGCAAAAAAATTTATTGACGTAGATTATAGCTAAAGCATTTGTAACATGACGAACACATACTACTCGGATATAGTCTGTGTCTATGGTTACAGCGACATGACCGAACTGCAGCACCCTGTGTAGGCAACGTACTTCGAAAAAATGAGGAGAATGAAGCATGACCAGAATTGCACTTGTAACCGGTGGTATGGGCGGCATTGGAACAGCCATTTGCCAGCGTCTCGCCAAAGATGGTTATACGGTGCTGACCACTTTCAGCCGTCCGGGACGTGAAGACAAGTGGCTTGCAGATCAGCGCGAACTAGGCTTTGAGTTCCGCGCATTCCAGTGCGATGTTGCCGACTTCGATTCCTGCCAGGCGCTGGCAGCAAAAATCGTAGCTGAAGTTGGCCATGTAGACATCCTGGTGAACAACGCCGGCATCACCAAAGACACCACCTTCCGCAAGATGACCAAGGTCGACTGGGATGTCGTGATGCGGACCGATCTGGATTCCGTGTTCAATGTTACCAAGCCCTTTGTAGACAATATGCTTGAGCGCGGTTTTGGCCGCATCATCAATATTTCCTCGATCAACGGCCAGAAAGGCCAGTTTGGCCAGACCAACTACTCGGCAGCCAAGGCTGGTATGCATGGTTTCACCAAGGCGCTGGCACAGGAAGTGGCGCGCAAGGGCGTGACGGTGAACACCGTGAGTCCGGGCTACATCGGCACCGATATGGTCATGGCAGTGAAGGAAGAAGTCCGTAACGCCATCATCTCCGGTATTCCGGTGGGTCGACTGGGCGAACCGGGCGAAGTCGCCGATCTGGTAGCGTTCCTGGCTGGCGAGCACGCGGGCTTTATTACTGGCTCCAATATCGCCATCAATGGCGGTCAGCACATGTTCTAATATGCCTGTGCGTCAATAAAAAACGGGGCAGATTGCCCCGTTTTTTTCTGGTCATTCGGATCACCCTAGCCCATGAACGCGGGTCGTGCCCCCGG encodes:
- a CDS encoding NAD(P)H-quinone oxidoreductase — protein: MIDEMMQSITQSAPGGSDTLVWAAVPMPVPGERQLLVRVRAAGVNRADIVQREGKYPPPPGAPLTLGLEVAGEVAAVGSGCTRFKAGDAVLGLVAGGAYAEYALLDEDLALAKLDAWSWVEAASLPEAWMTAWFNLVEIGQLKAGETALIHAGASGVGTAAIQLAGLLGAHAIATVGSDEKADWCRNMGASSVFNYKSEPDFHQQIKAQGGADFILDCVGADYLAGNVACAKQDGRIVIIGGMSGRQAMLDIGLLLMKRVTLRGSTLRSQPLAVKARLTQALRDTIIPALQAGQLKMTIDSTYPVQAVADAHDYVEANRNLGKVVLVM
- a CDS encoding AFG1 family ATPase, translating into MPPSEWYAEAIKLEGFQHDAAQENAIRHLQRLFDDLVEFKRKRNRWFGRSLLPTPDLPKGLYFWGGVGRGKSFLMDGFFACLPYSRKRRLHFHHFMHEVHDGLRKLKNEADPLAKVAADIARDTRVLCFDEFHVSDIADAMILGRLFTHLFDLGVVLVATSNYAPDELYPNGLQRQNFLPAIDLIKRHVDVVNVDGGNDYRMRTLEQARIYFSPVDTQTDIELGKLFTALASGGDLDTDLVIESRPVKARRHSAGIIWFDFKELCGGPRSQTDYLWLARQFHTVIVSNIPKLEAKQSSEARRLTWLVDVFYDYRVKLVISADTEAETIYTEGMFANEFFRTASRLTEMRSHDYLALPHEIGKPDDASLMVAMT
- a CDS encoding beta-ketoacyl-ACP reductase codes for the protein MTRIALVTGGMGGIGTAICQRLAKDGYTVLTTFSRPGREDKWLADQRELGFEFRAFQCDVADFDSCQALAAKIVAEVGHVDILVNNAGITKDTTFRKMTKVDWDVVMRTDLDSVFNVTKPFVDNMLERGFGRIINISSINGQKGQFGQTNYSAAKAGMHGFTKALAQEVARKGVTVNTVSPGYIGTDMVMAVKEEVRNAIISGIPVGRLGEPGEVADLVAFLAGEHAGFITGSNIAINGGQHMF